From a region of the Ovis aries strain OAR_USU_Benz2616 breed Rambouillet chromosome 2, ARS-UI_Ramb_v3.0, whole genome shotgun sequence genome:
- the HSPD1 gene encoding 60 kDa heat shock protein, mitochondrial isoform X1 — MKTHFKMLRLPAVLRQMRPVSRALAPHLTRAYAKDVKFGADARALMLQGVDLLADAVAVTMGPKGRTVIIEQSWGSPKVTKDGVTVAKSIDLKDKYKNIGAKLVQDVANNTNEEAGDGTTTATVLARSIAKEGFEKISKGANPVEIRRGVMLAVDAVIAELKKQSKPVTTPEEIAQVATISANGDKEIGNIISDAMKKVGRKGVITVKDGKTLNDELEIIEGMKFDRGYISPYFINTSKGQKCEFQDAYVLLSEKKISSVQSIVPALEIANAHRKPLVIIAEDVDGEALSTLVLNRLKVGLQVVAVKAPGFGDNRKNQLKDMAIATGGAVFGEEGLNLNLEDVQPHDLGKVGEVIVTKDDAMLLKGKGDKAQIEKRIQEIIEQLDVTTSEYEKEKLNERLAKLSDGVAVLKVGGTSDVEVNEKKDRVTDALNATRAAVEEGIVLGGGCALLRCIPALESITPANEDQKTGIEIIKKTLKIPAMTIAKNAGVEGSLIVEKIMQSSSEVGYDAMLGDFVNMVEKGIIDPTKVVRTALLDAAGVASLLTTAEVVVTEIPKEEKDPGMGGMGGMGGGMGGGMF; from the exons ATGAAGACACATTTTA AAATGCTTCGATTACCCGCAGTCCTTCGTCAAATGAGGCCAGTGTCCAGGGCACTGGCTCCTCATCTCACTCGAGCTTATGCCAAAGATGTAAAATTCGGTGCAGATGCTCGGGCCTTAATGCTTCAAGGTGTAGACCTTTTAGCCGATGCTGTAGCCGTTACTATGGGGCCAAAG GGAAGGACAGTGATTATTGAACAGAGTTGGGGAAGTCCCAAAGTGACAAAAGATGGTGTGACTGTTGCAAAGTCTattgatttaaaagataaatataaaaatattggcGCTAAACTTGTTCAAGATGTTGCCAATAACACAAACGAAGAGGCCGGGGATGGCACCACTACTGCTACTGTACTGGCACGTTCTATTGCCAAGGAAGGCTTCGAGAAGATTAGCAAAGGTGCTAATCCAGTGGAAATCAGGAGAG GTGTGATGTTAGCTGTTGATGCTGTAATTGCTGAACTTAAGAAGCAGTCTAAACCTGTGACAACCCCTGAAGAGATTGCTCAG GTTGCTACAATTTCTGCAAATGGAGACAAAGAAATTGGCAACATCATTTCTGATGCCATGAAAAAAGTTGGAAGAAAGGGTGTTATCACAGTAAAG gATGGAAAAACACTGAATGATGAATTAGAAATTATTGAAGGCATGAAGTTTGACAGAGGATACATTTCTCCATACTTTATTAATACATCCAAAG GTCAGAAATGTGAATTCCAAGATGCATATGTTCTGTTgagtgaaaagaaaatttctagTGTCCAGTCCATTGTTCCTGCTCTTGAAATTGCCAATGCTCACCGGAAGCCCTTGGTCATAATTGCTGAAGAtgtggatggagaagctctaagtACCCTTGTTTTGAACAG GCTGAAAGTTGGTCTTCAAGTTGTGGCGGTCAAAGCTCCAGGTTTTGGTGACAATAGAAAGAACCAGCTTAAAGACATGGCTATTGCTACTGGTGGTGCA gtATTTGGAGAAGAAGGACTAAATCTAAATCTTGAAGATGTTCAGCCTCATGACTTAGGAAAAGTTGGAGAGGTCATTGTGACCAAAGATGATGCCATGCTCTTGAAAGGGAAAGGTGACAAGGCTCAAATTGAAAAGCGCATCCAAGAGATCATTGAGCAGTTAGATGTCACAACCAgtgaatatgaaaaggaaaaactgaacgAACGCCTGGCAAAACTCTCAGATGGCGTTGCTGTGTTGAAG gTTGGTGGGACAAGTGATGTTGaagtgaatgaaaagaaagacagagtTACAGATGCCCTTAATGCTACACGAGCTGCTGTTGAAGAAGGCATTGTTCTGGGAGGGGGCTGTGCCCTGCTTCGGTGCATTCCAGCCTTGGAGTCAATAACTCCAGCTAATGAAGATCAAAAAACAG gtatagaaatcattaaaaaaacacTCAAAATTCCTGCAATGACCATTGCTAAGAATGCAGGTGTTGAAGGATCACTGATAGTTGAGAAAATTATGCAGAGTTCTTCAGAAGTTGGTTATGATGCTATGCTTGGAGATTTTGTGAATATGGTGGAAAAGGGAATCATTGATCCAACTAAG GTTGTAAGAACTGCATTACTGGATGCTGCCGGAGTGGCCTCTCTCTTAACAACAGCAGAAGTTGTCGTCACAGAAATTCCTAAAGAAGAGAAGGATCCTGGAATGGGTGGCATGGGTGGAATGGGAGGTGGCATGGGAGGTGGCATGTTCTAA
- the HSPD1 gene encoding 60 kDa heat shock protein, mitochondrial isoform X2 → MLRLPAVLRQMRPVSRALAPHLTRAYAKDVKFGADARALMLQGVDLLADAVAVTMGPKGRTVIIEQSWGSPKVTKDGVTVAKSIDLKDKYKNIGAKLVQDVANNTNEEAGDGTTTATVLARSIAKEGFEKISKGANPVEIRRGVMLAVDAVIAELKKQSKPVTTPEEIAQVATISANGDKEIGNIISDAMKKVGRKGVITVKDGKTLNDELEIIEGMKFDRGYISPYFINTSKGQKCEFQDAYVLLSEKKISSVQSIVPALEIANAHRKPLVIIAEDVDGEALSTLVLNRLKVGLQVVAVKAPGFGDNRKNQLKDMAIATGGAVFGEEGLNLNLEDVQPHDLGKVGEVIVTKDDAMLLKGKGDKAQIEKRIQEIIEQLDVTTSEYEKEKLNERLAKLSDGVAVLKVGGTSDVEVNEKKDRVTDALNATRAAVEEGIVLGGGCALLRCIPALESITPANEDQKTGIEIIKKTLKIPAMTIAKNAGVEGSLIVEKIMQSSSEVGYDAMLGDFVNMVEKGIIDPTKVVRTALLDAAGVASLLTTAEVVVTEIPKEEKDPGMGGMGGMGGGMGGGMF, encoded by the exons ATGCTTCGATTACCCGCAGTCCTTCGTCAAATGAGGCCAGTGTCCAGGGCACTGGCTCCTCATCTCACTCGAGCTTATGCCAAAGATGTAAAATTCGGTGCAGATGCTCGGGCCTTAATGCTTCAAGGTGTAGACCTTTTAGCCGATGCTGTAGCCGTTACTATGGGGCCAAAG GGAAGGACAGTGATTATTGAACAGAGTTGGGGAAGTCCCAAAGTGACAAAAGATGGTGTGACTGTTGCAAAGTCTattgatttaaaagataaatataaaaatattggcGCTAAACTTGTTCAAGATGTTGCCAATAACACAAACGAAGAGGCCGGGGATGGCACCACTACTGCTACTGTACTGGCACGTTCTATTGCCAAGGAAGGCTTCGAGAAGATTAGCAAAGGTGCTAATCCAGTGGAAATCAGGAGAG GTGTGATGTTAGCTGTTGATGCTGTAATTGCTGAACTTAAGAAGCAGTCTAAACCTGTGACAACCCCTGAAGAGATTGCTCAG GTTGCTACAATTTCTGCAAATGGAGACAAAGAAATTGGCAACATCATTTCTGATGCCATGAAAAAAGTTGGAAGAAAGGGTGTTATCACAGTAAAG gATGGAAAAACACTGAATGATGAATTAGAAATTATTGAAGGCATGAAGTTTGACAGAGGATACATTTCTCCATACTTTATTAATACATCCAAAG GTCAGAAATGTGAATTCCAAGATGCATATGTTCTGTTgagtgaaaagaaaatttctagTGTCCAGTCCATTGTTCCTGCTCTTGAAATTGCCAATGCTCACCGGAAGCCCTTGGTCATAATTGCTGAAGAtgtggatggagaagctctaagtACCCTTGTTTTGAACAG GCTGAAAGTTGGTCTTCAAGTTGTGGCGGTCAAAGCTCCAGGTTTTGGTGACAATAGAAAGAACCAGCTTAAAGACATGGCTATTGCTACTGGTGGTGCA gtATTTGGAGAAGAAGGACTAAATCTAAATCTTGAAGATGTTCAGCCTCATGACTTAGGAAAAGTTGGAGAGGTCATTGTGACCAAAGATGATGCCATGCTCTTGAAAGGGAAAGGTGACAAGGCTCAAATTGAAAAGCGCATCCAAGAGATCATTGAGCAGTTAGATGTCACAACCAgtgaatatgaaaaggaaaaactgaacgAACGCCTGGCAAAACTCTCAGATGGCGTTGCTGTGTTGAAG gTTGGTGGGACAAGTGATGTTGaagtgaatgaaaagaaagacagagtTACAGATGCCCTTAATGCTACACGAGCTGCTGTTGAAGAAGGCATTGTTCTGGGAGGGGGCTGTGCCCTGCTTCGGTGCATTCCAGCCTTGGAGTCAATAACTCCAGCTAATGAAGATCAAAAAACAG gtatagaaatcattaaaaaaacacTCAAAATTCCTGCAATGACCATTGCTAAGAATGCAGGTGTTGAAGGATCACTGATAGTTGAGAAAATTATGCAGAGTTCTTCAGAAGTTGGTTATGATGCTATGCTTGGAGATTTTGTGAATATGGTGGAAAAGGGAATCATTGATCCAACTAAG GTTGTAAGAACTGCATTACTGGATGCTGCCGGAGTGGCCTCTCTCTTAACAACAGCAGAAGTTGTCGTCACAGAAATTCCTAAAGAAGAGAAGGATCCTGGAATGGGTGGCATGGGTGGAATGGGAGGTGGCATGGGAGGTGGCATGTTCTAA
- the MOB4 gene encoding MOB-like protein phocein isoform X2, with translation MAGQAFRKFLPLFDRVLVERSAAETVTKGGIMLPEKSQGKVLQATVVAVGSGSKGKGGEIQPVSVKVGDKVLLPEYGGTKVVLDDKDYFLFRDGDILGKYVD, from the exons ATG GCAGGACAGGCATTTAGAAAGTTTCTTCCCCTCTTTGACCGAGTATTAGTTGAAAGAAGTGCCGCCGAAACTGTAACCAAAGGAGGCATTATGCTTCCAGAAAAATCACAAGGAAAAGTATTGCAAGCCACGGTGGTAGCTGTTGGATCAGGCTCTAAAGGAAAG GGTGGAGAGATTCAACCAGTTAGTGTGAAAGTTGGAGATAAAGTTCTTCTCCCAGAATATGGAGGCACCAAAGTAGTTCTAGACGACAAG GATTATTTCTTATTTAGAGATGGTGACATTCTTGGGAAATATGTCGACTGA